Within the Streptomyces sp. NBC_00353 genome, the region GCATCCCTCCACGGGAGGCCGCCGCTCGCGAAGTTCCACGATGGCGGCCTCGAAGTCTTCGAGTGTGTCGAACGCCCGGTACACGGACGCGAAGCGCAGGTATGCGACGAGGTCGAGTTCCTGCAGGGGGCCGAGTATGGCCAGACCCACGTCGTGGGTGGTCAGCTCGGCACTTCCGGTGGCGCGCACCGCCTCCTCGACCCGCTGGCCGAGTTTGGCGAGGGCGTCCTCGGTGACGGGTCGCCCCTGGCATGCCTTGCGGACGCCGGAAATGACCTTGGTGCGACTGAAGGGTTCGGTGACTCCGCTGCGCTTCACCAC harbors:
- the nrdR gene encoding transcriptional regulator NrdR gives rise to the protein MHCPFCRHPDSRVVDSRTTDDGTSIRRRRQCPECSRRFTTVETCSLMVVKRSGVTEPFSRTKVISGVRKACQGRPVTEDALAKLGQRVEEAVRATGSAELTTHDVGLAILGPLQELDLVAYLRFASVYRAFDTLEDFEAAIVELRERRPPVEGCGTGETLAVPVPAVAAD